The following proteins are co-located in the Dietzia timorensis genome:
- the crtI gene encoding phytoene desaturase family protein produces MSPKDESITRAGLGRLAAGERKTVVVIGGGVSGLATAALLARRGHAVTLVEKNPTLGGRAGSRESGGFRWDTGPSWYLMPEVFAQFYSLLGMTPEDELDLARLDPAYAVWDGERGGTEPIEVRSGRANVRALFESLEPGAGATFDDYLDSAGHTYALALRRFLYTRFGARGLAAAFARRDVLAVAPRLVPLLLRNLHSFVSGRFRNPTIRKILDYPAVFLGSSPYRTPALYHLMSHLDLDDGVYYPRAGFTTFVESLRRAAEREGAEILTDTEALEIKARTSSSVSRYTSRKPSGIADWLRWNVPYLQRKGPVLAGAFTRATGYGPREYVATGVRIRTAGEPNPRVLPADAVIGAHDIQHLEEHLLKEDRRTYPQRYWDKKTPGPGALVLMLGVRGELPELRHHNLLFASDWKGGFEAIFGGDPHVPDPASLYICKPSATDSTVAPDGHENLFVLVPVPADVDDAGGHVQDPGALGFGDGDPEDPDDPAQAVAHRVIAQIAQWTGVPDLAERIVERHVITPADFAEDVYAWRGTALGPAHTLAQSAMFRTKNASRRVEGLYYAGSSTLPGIGLPMCLISAELAVHAVEGTRAEVPMQPQDRHGRR; encoded by the coding sequence ATGAGTCCGAAGGACGAAAGCATTACCCGCGCGGGCCTCGGCCGGCTGGCGGCAGGGGAGCGCAAGACTGTCGTCGTGATCGGTGGCGGGGTGTCGGGGCTCGCGACGGCGGCGCTGCTCGCGCGGCGCGGCCACGCCGTCACCCTCGTCGAGAAGAATCCGACGCTCGGCGGGCGTGCGGGCTCCCGCGAATCCGGCGGCTTCCGCTGGGACACCGGCCCGTCGTGGTACCTCATGCCCGAGGTGTTCGCGCAGTTCTATTCGCTTCTGGGGATGACGCCGGAAGACGAACTCGACCTGGCCCGCCTCGATCCCGCCTACGCGGTCTGGGATGGCGAGCGCGGCGGCACCGAGCCGATCGAGGTGCGCTCCGGGCGCGCAAACGTGCGCGCACTCTTCGAATCCCTCGAGCCCGGGGCCGGCGCCACGTTCGACGACTACCTCGACTCCGCCGGCCACACGTATGCGCTCGCGCTGCGCCGTTTCCTCTACACTCGTTTCGGCGCGCGTGGACTCGCCGCCGCGTTCGCCCGCCGCGACGTGCTCGCCGTTGCCCCGCGGCTCGTGCCGCTCCTGCTGCGCAATCTGCACTCGTTCGTGTCCGGGCGGTTCCGCAACCCTACGATCCGCAAGATCCTCGACTACCCGGCCGTGTTCCTCGGCTCCTCCCCGTATCGCACGCCCGCGCTCTACCACCTGATGAGCCACCTCGACCTCGACGACGGCGTTTACTACCCGCGCGCCGGATTCACCACATTCGTAGAGTCGCTTCGGCGCGCAGCCGAGCGCGAAGGCGCGGAGATCCTCACCGATACCGAGGCGCTGGAGATCAAAGCGCGTACGAGCAGCTCGGTATCCAGGTACACCTCGCGAAAGCCCTCGGGGATCGCCGACTGGCTGAGGTGGAACGTGCCGTACCTGCAGAGGAAGGGACCGGTACTTGCCGGCGCATTCACTCGCGCCACGGGATACGGTCCGCGCGAATACGTCGCCACCGGTGTGCGGATCCGCACCGCGGGGGAGCCGAACCCACGGGTGCTGCCCGCGGACGCCGTCATCGGCGCGCACGATATCCAACACCTCGAGGAGCACCTCCTCAAGGAGGATCGGCGCACGTACCCGCAGCGATACTGGGACAAGAAGACGCCGGGGCCGGGCGCGCTCGTGCTCATGCTCGGGGTGCGCGGGGAGCTTCCGGAGCTGCGCCATCACAATCTGCTGTTCGCGAGCGACTGGAAGGGCGGGTTCGAGGCGATCTTCGGCGGGGACCCACACGTGCCGGATCCCGCGTCGCTCTACATTTGTAAGCCGTCCGCGACCGATTCCACGGTGGCACCGGACGGGCACGAGAACCTGTTCGTGCTCGTGCCGGTTCCCGCCGATGTCGATGACGCCGGCGGGCACGTGCAGGACCCGGGCGCGCTCGGCTTCGGAGACGGAGACCCCGAGGATCCCGACGATCCCGCGCAGGCCGTGGCCCACCGCGTGATCGCGCAGATCGCGCAGTGGACCGGCGTGCCCGATCTCGCCGAGCGGATCGTTGAGCGGCACGTGATCACCCCGGCCGATTTCGCCGAGGACGTGTACGCCTGGCGCGGCACCGCGCTCGGGCCGGCGCACACGCTTGCCCAGAGCGCGATGTTCCGGACGAAGAATGCCTCGCGCCGAGTCGAGGGACTGTATTACGCGGGCTCATCAACACTGCCGGGGATCGGTCTGCCCATGTGCCTCATCTCAGCGGAACTCGCCGTGCACGCGGTGGAGGGGACGCGGGCCGAGGTGCCGATGCAGCCGCAGGATCGCCACGGTAGGCGCTGA
- a CDS encoding SDR family NAD(P)-dependent oxidoreductase, whose product MGIFRRGASYDLDGRRVLITGAGNGIGAELARSCHARGAKVVAVDIDADAVARLATELGPRAVSARADVTAPEDMRAATELALESFGGLDVVIANAGVTPDPGMLRSTDPAVVRRVIDINVFGVLHTVQTATDALAASGGHVQITGSCSAFMPGPGGAAYMMSKAALESLARSLRLEVAGSGISVGIAMLGMIDTSLAAKTLDDDPYGQTLGAQLPSVLSSRMSPHDAAEAICGQIEKRAARKVIPTPWLPLDLARGALPYLEGLTLKSKDLARALAELDAR is encoded by the coding sequence ATGGGGATTTTTCGTCGGGGCGCGTCGTATGACCTCGACGGCCGTAGAGTCCTGATCACCGGCGCCGGGAACGGCATCGGCGCGGAGCTCGCCCGCAGCTGCCACGCGCGCGGGGCGAAGGTCGTGGCCGTCGATATCGACGCCGACGCGGTCGCGCGGCTCGCTACCGAGCTGGGGCCGCGCGCGGTTTCTGCGCGCGCGGATGTGACCGCGCCCGAGGACATGCGGGCCGCGACCGAGCTGGCGCTGGAAAGCTTCGGCGGGCTCGACGTGGTGATCGCCAACGCCGGAGTGACCCCGGATCCCGGGATGCTGCGGTCGACGGATCCGGCCGTGGTGCGGCGGGTGATCGATATCAACGTCTTCGGCGTGCTGCACACGGTGCAGACGGCGACCGATGCGCTCGCCGCGAGCGGTGGGCACGTCCAGATCACCGGATCCTGTTCGGCTTTTATGCCGGGTCCGGGCGGCGCCGCCTACATGATGTCGAAGGCGGCGCTCGAGTCGCTCGCGCGTTCGCTGCGGCTTGAGGTAGCCGGTTCGGGGATTTCCGTGGGGATCGCGATGCTCGGGATGATCGACACCTCGCTCGCGGCGAAGACGTTGGACGACGACCCGTACGGCCAGACGCTTGGCGCGCAGCTGCCGTCGGTGCTGAGTTCGCGCATGTCCCCGCACGACGCAGCCGAGGCGATCTGCGGGCAGATCGAGAAACGCGCGGCGCGCAAGGTTATCCCCACCCCGTGGCTCCCGCTCGACCTCGCGCGCGGCGCGCTGCCCTACCTCGAGGGGCTCACGTTGAAGAGCAAGGACCTGGCGCGGGCGCTCGCCGAGCTCGACGCCCGGTAG
- a CDS encoding TetR/AcrR family transcriptional regulator, whose protein sequence is MVETSQRSSDGRRWRGVYPGDRKAERRFKLIESGLDLLAAEGPGAVTMRGVCRRAGLTERYFYESFDNRDKFLVQIFDLVVEDAEATLQEAVASMPPQPPDAISHIASAFTDFLVEDPRRGEILFVQSVTSELYPRGRELIGRFTAIVGGLKDAFAAAGGNLSRNDELTARWDPLALFGGLAFVYQDWLLDPKGVSAEDVSAYIAYLISIVARVDFPGPAD, encoded by the coding sequence ATGGTAGAAACGTCCCAACGCTCCTCCGACGGGCGCCGCTGGCGCGGCGTCTACCCCGGCGATCGCAAGGCCGAGCGACGATTCAAGCTCATCGAATCCGGGCTCGACCTGCTCGCCGCGGAGGGGCCTGGGGCGGTGACGATGCGCGGGGTGTGCCGCCGCGCAGGCCTCACCGAACGCTATTTCTACGAGAGCTTCGATAACCGCGACAAGTTCCTCGTGCAGATCTTCGACCTCGTCGTCGAGGACGCCGAGGCAACACTGCAGGAGGCCGTGGCGTCCATGCCGCCGCAGCCCCCCGACGCGATCTCGCACATCGCGTCCGCGTTTACCGACTTCCTCGTCGAGGACCCGCGCCGGGGCGAGATCCTGTTCGTCCAGTCGGTCACCAGCGAGCTCTACCCCCGCGGCCGCGAACTCATAGGCCGCTTCACCGCCATCGTCGGTGGCCTCAAGGACGCCTTCGCCGCCGCCGGAGGAAACCTGTCCCGCAATGACGAACTCACCGCGCGCTGGGATCCGCTGGCCCTCTTCGGCGGCCTCGCCTTCGTGTATCAGGACTGGCTGCTCGACCCCAAGGGTGTCTCGGCGGAGGACGTCTCCGCGTACATCGCCTACCTCATCTCCATCGTCGCGCGCGTCGACTTCCCCGGCCCGGCCGACTAG
- a CDS encoding phytoene/squalene synthase family protein: MTTPHEANLARFTAAARRCSWQLLAAYSSSFTLASRLFAPRTREHIAAIYALVRVADEIVDGTFAPPPTGTATPGDNQDRDAEQLAARLSGYRDEVYAALVRGFSTDPIVHSFAATATEYGIGAELIDPFFRSMGMDITRTEYTREQLAEYIHGSAEVIGEMCMRVFAGGALAGDAEAAASARSLGAGFQKVNFLRDVREDTTELGRNYFPGRDPYALTEGDIAELCDEMDADFAHAREGIARIPGRDRAAVLAAHDLFAELSRRLRSAGPECIAAGRVSIPNREKAIIVARAVRDSAVSKRR, encoded by the coding sequence GTGACAACACCACACGAGGCCAATCTCGCGCGATTCACCGCAGCAGCGCGGCGCTGCTCCTGGCAGCTACTCGCCGCGTACTCGTCCTCATTCACCCTCGCCAGCAGGCTCTTCGCGCCTAGAACCCGCGAGCACATCGCGGCGATCTACGCTCTCGTTCGCGTCGCCGACGAAATCGTCGACGGCACCTTCGCCCCGCCGCCTACTGGAACGGCAACGCCCGGCGACAACCAGGACCGCGACGCCGAGCAGCTCGCCGCCCGCCTCTCTGGCTACCGCGACGAGGTCTACGCGGCGCTGGTACGCGGGTTCTCCACCGACCCGATCGTCCACTCCTTCGCAGCTACCGCGACCGAGTACGGCATCGGCGCCGAGCTCATCGACCCGTTCTTTCGCTCGATGGGCATGGACATCACGCGCACCGAATACACCCGCGAACAGCTGGCCGAATACATCCACGGCTCGGCCGAGGTGATCGGCGAGATGTGCATGCGCGTCTTCGCCGGCGGCGCGCTCGCCGGGGACGCCGAGGCCGCGGCGTCCGCCCGCTCGCTCGGCGCCGGATTCCAGAAGGTCAACTTCCTGCGCGACGTTCGCGAGGATACGACCGAGCTCGGCCGCAACTACTTTCCCGGCCGCGATCCGTACGCCCTCACCGAGGGCGATATCGCCGAGCTGTGCGACGAGATGGACGCCGATTTCGCCCATGCCCGCGAGGGCATCGCGCGCATCCCCGGACGCGATCGGGCCGCCGTCCTCGCCGCACACGATCTCTTCGCCGAGCTGTCGCGCCGCCTGCGCTCCGCCGGTCCGGAATGCATCGCCGCCGGCCGCGTGAGTATCCCGAACAGGGAGAAGGCGATCATCGTCGCCAGGGCGGTGCGCGACTCCGCCGTCAGCAAGAGACGATAG
- a CDS encoding AMP-dependent synthetase/ligase — protein MATTLCHYFQQRVAENGDEIAIKNADGSVRLTWSEYGAQVRRASAALAAEGLRSGEVVAIMLSNRPDFHVIDAGVMHLGAIAYSVYNTSAPEQIDYLFSNSRPKIVFTEKQFEGKVREALAMRKAEGDASTQRVVVIDSAEEGEGLEPFLAQGSDDFDFDGAWQAVDPGEVLTLIYTSGTTGNPKGVELTHSNLLYQLGVISAVVGDLSNGRVISYLPDAHLINRWICQYAPMYFNIEVTDVDDPKILVDVLGQVHPTFFVAVPMLWYKIVGKVKATIDAEEGVKGKLLRWATGVGERRADARVAGTSPSRRDALAYAVADKLVLSKLREKLGMDQLTAAVSGAAPIDASTLVFLSSLGIDVLEAWGMSETSAVTTVNPVAKPKFGTVGKAIPGTEVSLDEDGEVLVRGGGVMRGYHRDPEKTEDTIDEDNWVHTGDIGQLDDEGYLTIIDRKKELIINDGGKNISPANIEGALKAASTLIGSAVAIGDRRPHISALITLDPDVATEFAAKAGVEGTDPADLAIHPGVRDAIATAVEAANARLSRVEHVRTWEILPTFWAPGSDELTPTLKLRRVPITRKYAEQIDALYAK, from the coding sequence ATGGCCACGACACTTTGCCACTACTTCCAGCAACGAGTCGCCGAGAACGGCGACGAGATTGCCATCAAAAATGCGGACGGCAGCGTTCGCCTCACCTGGTCCGAATACGGTGCGCAGGTTCGACGAGCTTCGGCGGCGCTGGCCGCCGAGGGGCTGCGTTCCGGCGAGGTGGTGGCGATCATGCTGAGCAACCGTCCGGATTTCCACGTCATCGACGCGGGCGTCATGCACCTCGGCGCGATCGCTTACTCGGTATATAACACCAGTGCGCCCGAGCAGATCGACTACCTGTTCAGCAATTCGCGCCCGAAGATCGTGTTCACCGAGAAGCAGTTTGAGGGCAAGGTGCGCGAGGCGCTCGCCATGCGCAAGGCCGAGGGTGACGCCTCCACCCAGCGGGTCGTCGTCATCGACTCCGCCGAAGAGGGCGAGGGCCTCGAGCCTTTCCTCGCGCAGGGCTCGGACGACTTCGATTTCGACGGCGCCTGGCAGGCAGTCGACCCCGGCGAGGTGCTCACGCTGATCTATACCTCGGGCACCACGGGCAACCCGAAGGGCGTCGAGCTCACCCATTCGAACCTACTCTACCAATTGGGAGTCATCTCCGCGGTCGTGGGCGATCTCAGCAACGGCCGGGTCATCTCCTATCTTCCGGACGCGCACCTAATCAACCGCTGGATCTGCCAGTACGCGCCGATGTACTTCAACATCGAGGTCACCGACGTCGACGATCCGAAGATCCTCGTCGATGTGCTCGGCCAGGTGCATCCGACGTTCTTCGTCGCCGTGCCGATGCTCTGGTACAAGATCGTCGGAAAGGTGAAGGCGACGATCGACGCCGAAGAGGGCGTCAAAGGCAAGCTGCTGCGCTGGGCCACCGGTGTCGGCGAGCGCCGCGCCGACGCGCGCGTCGCGGGCACGTCCCCGTCGCGTCGCGATGCGCTCGCCTATGCGGTCGCCGACAAACTCGTGCTGTCGAAGCTGCGCGAGAAGCTGGGCATGGATCAGCTCACCGCGGCGGTGTCGGGCGCGGCCCCGATCGACGCGAGCACCCTCGTGTTCCTGTCCTCGCTCGGCATCGACGTCCTCGAGGCCTGGGGCATGTCGGAAACCTCGGCGGTGACGACGGTGAACCCCGTGGCCAAGCCCAAGTTCGGCACGGTCGGCAAGGCCATCCCGGGCACTGAGGTCTCCCTCGACGAGGACGGCGAGGTCCTCGTGCGCGGCGGCGGCGTGATGCGCGGCTACCACCGCGATCCGGAGAAGACCGAGGACACGATCGACGAGGACAACTGGGTCCACACCGGCGATATCGGGCAGCTCGACGACGAGGGCTACCTCACGATCATCGACCGCAAGAAGGAACTGATCATCAACGACGGCGGCAAGAACATCTCGCCGGCCAACATCGAGGGCGCGCTCAAGGCCGCGAGCACACTCATCGGCTCGGCCGTCGCCATCGGCGATCGCCGCCCGCACATCTCCGCGCTCATCACCCTCGACCCGGACGTCGCCACCGAGTTCGCGGCGAAGGCGGGCGTCGAGGGCACGGACCCGGCGGATCTCGCGATCCACCCGGGGGTGCGCGACGCCATCGCCACGGCGGTCGAGGCGGCCAACGCGCGGCTGTCGCGGGTCGAGCACGTGCGCACGTGGGAAATCCTGCCGACGTTCTGGGCTCCCGGCAGCGACGAGCTCACGCCAACGCTCAAGCTGCGCCGGGTGCCGATCACGCGTAAGTACGCCGAGCAGATAGACGCGCTATACGCGAAGTAG
- a CDS encoding PDR/VanB family oxidoreductase translates to MTKSAGTRVTAAMRMFDIAADGYRQVFARSPLAPMLSRPSPVRRTGYDIPVTVTRVRRQAPDVVSFELTPDSGNPVPLWRPGAHLDVFLPSGLQRSYSLCGDPEDRSHFRIAVRRISAEAGGEGGSVQMHALAEGDRLTVRGPRNAFPFRQTENYFFIAGGIGITPILPMVRHSEREGANWKLAFLGRSRDSLPFLDELAEIDAGRGRVEVRTDDELGPPYIPEVLAGADAASAVYMCGPPSLMDTARMVLPDVDPAATLHTERFSPPEVVGGKPFTLLIAGSSEKVQVAANETTLDAIRRVEPGVSYSCRQGFCSSCMTRVISGEVDHRDHRLTDSERSEYMLTCVSRAAGSTLTVDLNNEGRLLP, encoded by the coding sequence GTGACCAAGTCCGCCGGCACGCGCGTCACAGCCGCGATGCGCATGTTCGACATCGCCGCGGACGGATACCGCCAGGTTTTCGCCCGCAGCCCACTGGCGCCGATGCTCTCGCGGCCCAGCCCGGTGCGGCGCACCGGGTACGACATCCCGGTAACCGTGACGCGCGTCCGGCGGCAGGCCCCCGACGTCGTCTCGTTTGAGCTGACGCCGGACAGCGGGAACCCCGTTCCCCTGTGGCGGCCCGGGGCGCACCTCGACGTGTTCCTTCCCTCCGGGCTGCAGCGCAGCTACTCGCTGTGCGGCGACCCCGAGGACCGCAGCCACTTCCGCATCGCGGTGCGGCGGATCTCCGCCGAGGCCGGCGGCGAGGGCGGCTCGGTACAGATGCATGCGCTGGCCGAGGGCGACCGGCTCACGGTGCGCGGGCCCCGCAACGCGTTCCCGTTCCGGCAGACGGAGAACTACTTCTTTATCGCCGGCGGCATCGGGATCACCCCGATCCTGCCGATGGTTCGGCACTCCGAGCGCGAGGGCGCGAACTGGAAGCTCGCCTTCCTCGGGCGCTCCCGCGACTCGTTGCCCTTCCTGGACGAGCTCGCCGAGATCGATGCGGGGCGCGGGCGCGTCGAGGTGCGCACCGACGACGAGCTCGGTCCCCCGTACATCCCCGAGGTCCTCGCCGGCGCCGACGCGGCCTCGGCGGTGTACATGTGTGGGCCGCCGTCGCTCATGGACACCGCGCGCATGGTGCTGCCGGACGTCGACCCCGCGGCGACGCTGCACACCGAAAGGTTCTCGCCGCCGGAGGTCGTCGGCGGCAAGCCGTTCACGCTGCTCATCGCCGGTTCGAGCGAGAAGGTGCAGGTGGCGGCGAACGAGACCACGCTCGACGCGATCCGCCGCGTCGAGCCCGGGGTGAGCTACTCCTGCCGGCAGGGATTCTGCAGCTCGTGCATGACCCGCGTGATCTCCGGCGAGGTCGACCACCGGGACCACCGGCTCACCGATTCCGAACGCTCCGAATACATGCTCACCTGTGTATCTCGGGCGGCCGGCTCCACTCTGACCGTCGACCTCAATAACGAAGGACGTTTACTGCCATGA
- a CDS encoding aldehyde dehydrogenase family protein, with protein sequence MTQVHARPDVAFDSPSDVIRDVQSARWAQKRWQDMGFAKRRKVLDAWRSDLARNADSIARTMSDEMGKPHSDAMFEIVMSLEHLAWAAANAEKVLGRRKVATSALTKNLRATVEYLPYGVVGVIGPWNYPVFTPMGSIAFALAAGNTVVFKPSEWTPRTGQAIIASFQRASGEFDVAHCVTGGGDVGEALCRSGVDKIGFTGSTATGRKILATCAENLTPVLCECGGKDALVVDADADVAAAADAAVWGAMSNAGQTCLAVERVYVHADVADEFERLVTAEAGRLRAAADGSTQIGAMTMPRQVDIVRSHVEDALASGGRALVGGLDSIDGQVVSPIVLTDVPEDSPAVVEETFGPTMTIRRVADMDEAVRLVEASEYGLGLTVFSRRNGRAIADRITSGNVAINGFVLHAAVPTLPLGGTKQSGFGRVHGPDGLREFAYSRSCTETLVQLPLPLTSFRRGPKVDQLISTVIEQVHGRAGKVRALLDGNGKP encoded by the coding sequence ATGACTCAAGTACACGCGCGCCCGGACGTCGCTTTCGACTCGCCCTCCGACGTCATACGTGATGTTCAATCCGCACGGTGGGCGCAGAAGCGCTGGCAGGACATGGGTTTCGCGAAGCGGCGCAAGGTGCTCGACGCGTGGCGGTCCGACCTCGCACGGAATGCGGACTCGATCGCGCGGACGATGAGCGACGAGATGGGCAAGCCGCATTCGGACGCGATGTTCGAGATCGTCATGTCGCTGGAGCACCTCGCGTGGGCGGCCGCGAACGCCGAGAAGGTGCTCGGGCGACGCAAGGTCGCGACGAGCGCGCTGACGAAGAACCTGCGGGCGACGGTCGAGTACCTGCCGTACGGGGTGGTCGGGGTGATCGGGCCGTGGAACTACCCGGTGTTCACGCCGATGGGGTCGATCGCGTTCGCGCTCGCCGCGGGAAACACGGTCGTGTTTAAACCGAGCGAGTGGACGCCGCGCACCGGTCAGGCGATTATCGCCTCGTTCCAGCGTGCCAGCGGCGAGTTCGACGTCGCGCACTGCGTGACCGGCGGCGGTGACGTCGGCGAGGCGCTGTGCCGCTCGGGCGTCGACAAGATCGGGTTCACCGGTTCGACGGCGACGGGCAGGAAGATTCTCGCGACGTGCGCGGAGAACCTCACGCCGGTGTTGTGCGAATGCGGCGGCAAGGATGCGCTGGTCGTCGACGCCGACGCCGATGTCGCGGCCGCCGCGGACGCCGCGGTGTGGGGCGCGATGTCGAACGCCGGACAGACGTGCCTCGCCGTCGAGCGCGTGTACGTGCACGCCGACGTCGCCGACGAGTTCGAAAGGCTCGTCACCGCGGAGGCGGGCCGGCTGCGGGCGGCGGCGGACGGGTCGACGCAGATCGGCGCGATGACGATGCCGCGGCAGGTGGACATCGTGCGCTCGCACGTGGAGGACGCGCTCGCCAGCGGCGGGCGAGCGCTGGTCGGCGGCCTGGATTCGATCGACGGGCAGGTCGTCTCCCCCATCGTGTTGACCGATGTTCCGGAGGATTCGCCGGCCGTGGTCGAGGAGACGTTCGGCCCGACGATGACGATCCGCCGCGTCGCCGATATGGACGAGGCTGTCCGCCTGGTAGAGGCCAGCGAGTACGGGCTCGGGCTTACCGTGTTCTCGCGCCGCAACGGCCGGGCGATCGCCGACCGGATTACGAGCGGGAACGTGGCGATCAACGGGTTCGTGCTGCACGCGGCGGTGCCGACGCTTCCGCTTGGCGGCACCAAGCAGTCCGGGTTCGGGCGCGTGCATGGGCCGGACGGGCTGCGGGAGTTCGCCTATTCGCGTTCGTGCACGGAAACGCTCGTGCAGCTTCCGCTCCCGCTGACCTCGTTTAGGCGCGGGCCGAAGGTCGACCAGCTGATCAGCACGGTGATCGAGCAGGTCCACGGCAGGGCCGGGAAGGTGCGCGCCCTGCTCGACGGGAACGGGAAGCCCTGA
- a CDS encoding YajQ family cyclic di-GMP-binding protein, with protein MASESSFDVVSEYDRQEVDNAVNQAAKELGNRYDFRGTDTTIEWKGEEVVEIYANAEERTQAAKDVFIEKLVRRGISMKTVDFGDPMSSGKGYRLVGSLKKGIDKEQAKKITKLIRDEGPKGVKPTIQGEEVRVSSKSRDDLQAVISLLKGADLDVALQFQNYR; from the coding sequence ATGGCTTCGGAATCCTCGTTCGACGTGGTCAGCGAATACGACCGGCAAGAGGTCGACAACGCGGTCAACCAGGCGGCGAAGGAACTCGGCAACCGCTACGACTTCCGCGGCACCGACACCACCATCGAATGGAAGGGCGAGGAGGTCGTCGAGATCTACGCCAACGCCGAGGAGCGCACGCAGGCGGCGAAGGACGTGTTCATCGAGAAGCTCGTGCGCCGCGGCATCTCGATGAAGACCGTCGACTTCGGCGATCCGATGTCCTCGGGCAAAGGCTACCGCCTCGTCGGCTCGCTGAAGAAGGGCATCGACAAGGAGCAGGCGAAGAAGATCACGAAGCTCATCCGCGACGAGGGACCCAAGGGCGTGAAGCCGACGATCCAGGGCGAGGAGGTTCGCGTGTCCTCGAAGTCGCGCGACGACCTGCAGGCCGTGATCTCTCTCCTCAAGGGCGCCGACCTCGACGTCGCGTTACAGTTCCAGAACTACCGCTAA
- a CDS encoding SRPBCC family protein, which produces MPSHQSFTITRSYDGDLTDLLAREADTARWPEWAGTPFDRFQWESPPPADLGEGAVRRLSVGPIPLVERTVSYVPGDHHTYSMDPSAGIRDYSATLSVSKDDVGRGVLTWKVDFDTTVPGSGPVLKLVMERTISLLANRLVAAGR; this is translated from the coding sequence ATGCCCAGCCACCAGAGCTTCACTATCACCCGCAGCTACGACGGCGATCTCACCGATCTCCTCGCCCGCGAGGCGGACACCGCGCGCTGGCCCGAATGGGCGGGCACGCCCTTCGACCGCTTCCAGTGGGAGAGCCCGCCGCCCGCCGACCTCGGCGAGGGCGCCGTGCGCCGCCTCTCCGTCGGCCCGATCCCGCTCGTCGAGCGCACGGTGTCCTATGTCCCGGGCGACCACCACACCTATTCGATGGACCCGAGCGCCGGGATCCGCGATTATTCGGCCACCTTGTCGGTATCCAAGGATGACGTCGGACGTGGCGTTCTCACGTGGAAAGTCGACTTCGACACCACCGTCCCCGGCTCCGGCCCGGTGCTGAAGTTGGTCATGGAGCGCACCATCTCGCTGCTCGCCAATCGACTCGTCGCCGCGGGCCGATAG
- a CDS encoding acyl-CoA dehydrogenase family protein, producing the protein MKTLFPDYRPAWLTDERRELMEHAFEFSQKELVPHQERWADEQKVDRELWNKAGDAGLLCADIPAEYGGIGGTFSHEAAVQHAITLSGDTAFGYSVGSTIVPHYFLNFGTEEQKKRYLPRLASGEFVGAIAMTEPSAGSDLQSIRTTAKREGDEYVINGSKTFITNGTHSDVIIVVCKTDPEAKAKGISLIIVETKDLAGFERGRVLHKIGMHGQDTRELFFDDVRVPVDNLLGAQEGQGFFQLMGQLGRERLIIASTAVAAAEFSVLEAVDYTRERQAFGRPIGDFQNTRYELADCKSQVFAGRAMVDVAQGLADAGTLDPTTASMAKLWTTDMQCSVVDRCLQLFGGYGYMMEYPIARAYAAARVQKIYGGTNEIMKELVSRSL; encoded by the coding sequence ATGAAAACGCTTTTTCCTGACTATCGACCGGCCTGGCTCACCGACGAGCGCCGCGAGCTCATGGAGCACGCCTTCGAGTTCTCACAGAAGGAATTAGTCCCTCACCAGGAACGATGGGCCGATGAGCAGAAGGTAGACCGCGAGCTGTGGAACAAGGCCGGGGACGCCGGCCTGCTGTGCGCAGACATCCCCGCCGAATATGGGGGGATCGGGGGCACGTTCAGCCACGAGGCTGCCGTGCAGCACGCGATCACCCTCAGCGGCGACACCGCGTTCGGTTACTCCGTCGGCTCGACGATCGTGCCGCACTACTTCCTCAACTTCGGGACCGAGGAGCAGAAGAAGCGCTACCTCCCGCGGCTCGCCTCGGGCGAATTCGTCGGCGCCATCGCCATGACGGAGCCGTCCGCTGGCTCCGACCTCCAGTCGATCCGCACGACCGCAAAGCGCGAGGGCGACGAGTACGTCATCAACGGGTCAAAGACCTTCATTACCAACGGCACCCACAGCGACGTCATCATCGTCGTGTGCAAGACCGACCCCGAGGCCAAGGCGAAGGGCATTTCGCTCATCATCGTCGAGACGAAAGACCTCGCCGGCTTCGAGCGCGGCCGCGTGCTGCACAAGATCGGCATGCACGGGCAGGACACGCGCGAGCTGTTCTTCGACGATGTCCGCGTGCCCGTGGACAACCTCCTCGGCGCGCAGGAGGGGCAGGGCTTCTTCCAGCTCATGGGCCAGCTCGGCCGCGAGCGCCTCATCATCGCCTCCACCGCCGTCGCCGCCGCGGAGTTCTCCGTGCTCGAGGCGGTCGACTACACCCGCGAACGCCAGGCCTTCGGCCGTCCGATCGGCGATTTCCAGAACACCCGCTACGAGCTCGCCGACTGCAAATCGCAGGTCTTCGCCGGCCGCGCGATGGTCGACGTCGCCCAAGGCCTCGCCGATGCCGGCACGCTCGACCCGACGACCGCGTCGATGGCCAAGCTGTGGACCACCGACATGCAGTGCAGCGTCGTCGATCGCTGCCTTCAGCTCTTCGGCGGCTACGGCTACATGATGGAATACCCCATCGCCCGCGCCTACGCGGCCGCCCGCGTTCAGAAGATCTACGGCGGCACCAACGAAATCATGAAAGAACTCGTCAGCCGCTCCCTGTAG